One Mycosarcoma maydis chromosome 9, whole genome shotgun sequence DNA window includes the following coding sequences:
- a CDS encoding putative Ras-related protein Rab-18, whose product MSSSNDVPTLKILLIGASSVGKSSLLLRFTDDEFLSPEETTATIGVDYRIKGIEVGGKRFKLSIWDTAGQERFRTLTSSYYRGAQGVIITYDVTQRDTFDALPTWFNELETFTTSDDVVKVIVGNKVDKEFSRVVTTKEGQEFAEKMGCLFVECSAKKGVGVNGAFDELVNRIISTPSLWQKTAPGERRPGDRMPGGAPAAHAADSSRGNISLTDPTGYVGYGLGVARDSCSC is encoded by the coding sequence GTCGTCCTCCAATGACGTCCCAACGCTCAAAATTCTTCTCATAGGGGCATCGTCGGTAGGCAAGTCGTCGTTGCTCCTGCGCTTCACAGACGACGAATTCCTCTCGCCGGAAGAGACCACTGCGACGATCGGCGTCGACTACCGAATCAAAGGCATCGAAGTGGGTGGAAAACGATTCAAATTGTCCATCTGGGATACTGCGGGCCAAGAACGATTTCGTACGCTCACATCCAGCTACTATCGTGGTGCTCAAGGTGTTATTATCACATACGATGTTACTCAACGAGACACGTTCGACGCTCTTCCAACGTGGTTCAACGAGCTGGAGACGTTTACCACTAGTGACGACGTGGTGAAAGTGATTGTAGGAAACAAAGTGGACAAGGAGTTCTCAAGAGTGGTCACCACAAAGGAAGGGCAAGAGTTTGCGGAAAAGATGGGGTGTTTGTTTGTAGAATGTAGCGCGAAGAAAGGGGTGGGCGTGAATGGCGCTTTCGACGAACTGGTGAATCGGATCATCTCGACCCCGAGCTTGTGGCAAAAAACGGCACCAGGCGAGAGACGCCCAGGCGACAGGATGCCAGGTGGCGCGCCAGCTGCTCATGCAGCCGACAGCAGTCGAGGCAACATCTCGTTGACAGATCCCACTGGCTATGTCGGATACGGCTTGGGCGTTGCCAGAGATAGCTGCAGTTGCTGA